The DNA window TTAAGGTGGATGGGTTACAAGAGCAGATGAGCTCTATGGGTTtctctcctgtcagccaagaagaGAAATCTGATGCTATGATGTGCAGAGGATCAGATTATGTTCTAACAAAAGTACATAGGATCAGCAATTTCTGGAAATAATCAAGCCAGTGTATCTGGCACTGACAACCATGCCAAAGTCACTGAGGTCAGTTTCCCATTCTgctgtttgatgtgaatattaaccGAGGCTTTGGAGCTATATTGGCATCATTTTATGCACTGGCTTGATTGGCTACTTGCATGAAGCAGGTGTTTTGAATAAAATGGCCCATGAATGTACTTTAGTCATAGTAATTTCCAGTATGTTCATATTTACCCTGCAAAAGGTGCATGAAGGAATCAGCCAATGAGCTGCcctctatactgtacatatcccAGTCACATTTTGCTGGAGCAAACACAAAGCTTGGTTGTAAACTTCTAGCATAAAGCATTATAAAGGATAGATCCAAATAAGGTAAATAGAATTGTATTTTGATGCAGAAGTCTATAGCAATATTCAGTCCTGGTTTTCCCAGCATCTCTCCAGAGTGGCCTGTTATGGCCTCATGTCCAAATAAGTATGCTTTCTTCTGCAGTTTCTGAGAGCCATAGGAAGAATGTagcactccaaaaaaaaaaaagggggccaggggaaaaaaaaaaaatacagcaatatAATAATGTAAGATGCAAGGTTTCACAATAATTCTTTCCTCCAATGGACACCAAAGATCCTTCTCAATGGAAGGCAGAAGAATCCCTGGCATGTGGTGCGAGTTGCTCTGAGCTCTATGGATGTGTATAAAACCAAAAGAGATGACAGGAAATATCCTGTAGTCCCAGCAGGAGGCCTTAACGTTGGACTCTCGCATGTCCGTTGCTCAGCTTGGCCCGTGGGATGCTGATCCGCTCCCCATAGTGCGAACTCGCGCTTGGCGAGAAGGTCATGCTGCAGTCGTTCTTCACGCTCTGGGGCTTGTTCTCCTTGGATGGTTCTGCATGCACGACCGAGCTCATGTTCACATGCTTCTTTAGTATCACGGTCtatagaggaaaaaaacaaaataccaaAAGACTTCATTAAGAAACTCATTGCTCACCTTCAGCAGGGGAGGAAATCTCTACCAGCTTTTCAGCTTAAGTGTTTCTTACTTTGTGAGTAGCAATCTATTAGCAGTAGCAACAGGAAAAGAGCAATTCCTTCCCCATTATACTATACGGTACAAAAGGTCCGTAGTTGTGAGAGAGACGTTTAGAACTTTAGAAGAAATGTcttttaataaatcaaatgttTGCCTCCatgatgaataaatacataaattccAGTTACAGCTGCACAATGACACATATTCATAAACAACAAGGATTCTAGGTCATTTTCCAGCCATATAAAATACACTTGATTTACTATGTctttaaattttcttttcttgaccAGTCTTACAGCTGGTAAGTGTCATATTTCTGTCAAAAAcaaagacttaaaaaaaaaaaaatcctgggaGTGTGCTTACCTTTTTGGGTGCGTTATAGCAGGACATCTGTATGCAGTTTTTCTTCTTGTTAACGAGAAAAGCCACGATAAAAAATATGACTATAGTCATGAGGAGGGCAGCCAGAATCCAGGCTACTGACTGATAGATGAGGGACATTTCCACCTCGGCTGGGACATCGCTCTGGACTGTACCATCTTGAAAAGATGAAAGTTTCACATTAAAATTTCACGTGTATTAGCATTTCTATATTACATTATGTTTACACAGATGTGCCAACATCGCTAAtaggaattttatttatttttttaccacaAATATCCAGGATACTCCCCCAGATGTTTCTGTTGACTAAGCAGCAGTAAGAAAACATTGAATCAAAAGTCCCACCCACTTCTGTTTACCTAAATTCGAGGTTAAAGTCAAACTAAAAGAGAAATACAGTAACTGCTTTCAGAGGTAAATATGCATCTTTTGCTACGTcttactttatttgttttgaccTTCATTTTAGTTGAAATCAGGGGTGTAGTTTCTGGTGGTATGGGGGCAGATAACACCCACCCCCATATTTGTATTACTATGATCAACTAAACCAGAGTTCCTTTCTGTTATACAACTATTGTGTCGCAACACAGTGCTTAATTACCGCCATTTGACAAGGAAAGCACAGGTTACATTGAAGATAAAGACATGAGCAGTCCAACAGACTGATTTGCATTGagggaaagtaaaaaaaaaaaaagaaatactcaTAAAGCGGAAGGATAATATGGTGTAATCTAGCTAATGACAATGTAACAAACAACTCCGGTGTACTGTAAGTGAACAGGATAGGCTTTGAACACGTCGTCCTTATATAGCTTTCGACGTAAAAGTAGCAGCAGAGTAGATACACAGAAGGAACTAACAGGAGGTAATGAAACTGTAGACCTAAGAAAGTGTCTGGAAGCATAGCTTTTTACACTTTAACCCCTCCAGTATTTAAACCAAATCTACCCCATGCTTGAAACAGCAGAAGAAGATAGTTTACAGCTGTCTCACATATAAACCAAGGCAAGAGGTCACTCTGTTTGTCTGAGTTCTGGCCTgggtttatataatatatggtTGTGTTGATCAGTTCCAGGTATATGGTCTCTATggactttttgttttgttgtgagTCCATAACACACCCAGCTCATCCAAGCCCGTTATAACTCGGGTGTATAAGAACCTAGAATAACAGACAAATGTGCAGTGCATCAGTACTCTAGGACTTGCATCAAGAACCTCAGTTCTTTCACTGAGCATATGGAAATATCCAACTAACTCAGTATTTCCTCTGATTCTCCTTGTGCTCAGATCGTTCTTATTGGAGAAGCCTATGGCTGTAATGTTTACAGATGTTGATGGTGTTTGTGGTAGAATTCTACCTGTAACAGGAACTACTGTATACACTGTGGTCCAAACTTCTCTCGCAGTGACTGCAACAGTGTCACCGGTTTTACTTATAGGTTTAATGGTTGTTGTAGCTATCACCGGCACGGAGGTTGTTGTAACATCtatgaacagaaaacaaaacaagaacaaaataaaacatcagtgGTGTAACCGTCATTGTTTCATTTGCAAAATGTTTCTACCTCAATAGAAAACTCTGTTGTACAGCACAGATAATACTCTCATGAGTATTGGCCATAGACATAAaaccatcattcattcattcattttctaccgcttatccgaactatctcaggcgtcatcgggcatcaaggcaggatacaccctggacggagtgccaacccatcacagggcacacacactctcattcactcacacactcacacactacggacaattttccagagatgccaatctacctaccatgcatgtctttggaccgggggaggaaaccagagtacccggaggaaacccccgaggcacggggagaacatgcaaactccacacacacaaggtggaggcgggaatcgaaccccaacccttggaggtgtgaggtgaacgtgctaaccactaagtcaccgtgcccccacacattaacacacatttaaGCAAAAAAGTAAGCAAAAACGCTGGAAATTAAACATACAGATATTACACCAAGAGGTGCCTGTGTATTAGCTGCACCCTAAAGAATGACCAGTGAACTTGGtgattttaaaacaacaacaacaaaattttaACATTACTTTACATAATGCTTCAGGCAGACTGAATTCTCTTTCTATGATATGCCACCATTACCCAGGTGAAATGAATTCACTTGTATGTATATAGTGCTTGTAACAGTAGACCGTCagattgtcacaaagcagctttacccaaatttatatttaaatttatccctaatgagcaagttaGAAGCGACAGTGgcgaggaaaatctccctgagagaaaaaaggaagaaaaagaaaaaagtttcaaatgtTAATTAAAACTCTAATGCTGCTGCTCATGGAGTTTCTTTTAACACACTTAAGCATTAAGACATCATTTTAAGTTTTATTCTACCATTATTTTTGTACACAGGAGCCCTTTATTAAAAGCAAATAATTACCTagtattaattacattttatagatATCATTAAGTCTCTTTTAACCCCAAGTTTCTTCCAATCTTATCATTTGCCGATTTGCACCCACCAGCTAGCTGTCCTCTTTTTGAACTGTTGCTCTGCTGCTGTCAATCCGGATGACACTGGAGAATCTGAATATAAAACAAGTCCCTTCTAAAACGGTATGCTTTATTTCCAAAATGTTAATTTGCATAACTAAGAAATTAATTTTAGTAACTATTATCAACAGGTTCAACTGTTCACAgatggagacttgagtgcaaaTCTGTTCGTATCAATTGCAATCACAAGCCAGGGTGTTACATAGCATTTCAAGTGCTATAAACCATGAGCTCCCAGATGGTTAAGATTGGCTATAGTCACTCTGGCTGCCACGAGAGACAGTAATGTCATAAATACTGCTCTTTTAGACTTCTGTTCTTTGAAATTTCAATAACCTAGCATGGTACaagtacagtgatccctcgtttatcgcggttaatggggaccggaacccctcgcgataggtgaaaatccgcaaagtaggattggccccCCCCCTAGGAATTTCTGTACATGAGTGTGGGTAccagaatgtttaaaataagtatatttatgctttatatatattacttaaatctatttaattataaaaccttaatattatacactcactcactcacatatattttacttaaatctatttaattataaaaccttaatattatacatggcgcttaggaggcatcgtaagggcttaacgaaaagttaatttcgaacacaacaCTAagatacgcgagacacagttgacagcgtgaacgagagtggcgagatacaacaagggaagaagctgggagtggatgcgatgatgcgcagccaatcagctcacgGGATACATCCACTCGTGCTCTCATTTGTCgatctcgcgccgggaaccaatcaccTGCCTTGTCGgagtgggtatgtacaaagcctctgagagagtttctctctttgtctggcatcctgggaaaccgtttctCTCACGCATCACGATGAAACGACGCTGCTTTCCATGATACGGCTGCAGATATGGCGGTTTTCcacgatgcactgaggccgcgaaacttgaaccgtgaAGTGGCGAGAGATTACTGTAATTGTATTGCATTTCTTGTATACGCCATATAATCAACAGTTTACACCTCAGGCCAGAATTGACTTACCCAGACACTGTGGACAGCACTGTCCCTTACGAAGCACTGGCACCTTGCATCTGGCAGCTGGACATTGCTGGGAGAAACACTGAATGGTCCCATTGTTGCAAATGCAACTAGTGCAGGCATTTGGTTTCCATGAATCACCAGCCAAGAGTATGTCCCCATCACTCGAGGTGCAATATTCTCTTTGGCTGTTATTGACAGGAAGTAAGTTGGGTTTTTCGTCTGCAAGACAAATGTACAAAGTGTACATAGTAAACATGAGTGATTCGTTTCCATTTTCCAGTAACATAGTAATGATAGCAGGCTATGGGTTCGTAGATAAGACTcgagtttatttgtaaattccGGTCATCATTCTCTTAGTGGTTTCACTACAAGCTACATCTTGCCCTGTGATGAAAAGTGGGGTAACAGTGGCTGCAGACATTTGATCAACGATCAAGATTTGACAGTCTGTATTATGAGATTGAAATATTTTTCCACTTGGAGGTGGGGCACGATAATAATAGGCCGTCTCTGAGATTTTAGTCCTGTACGAATCATATCAGTCATATGAGTAGATTTTTTCACAGAATGTACACGAGTTCATGAGGAATCTATGATGTAGTTTACCTTTTATAAAAAGTTTATTCTCACGCAAGTCGGATATGTGGTCGGTGCCTCTTACCACATGGACAGTGGTACTGACTATGTGAAGGAGATCACAAAGTGAAACAACCCTGCACAATTCTTTCCCTAGGGTGGCCATGTAAAGGCATTCAGTATGGCCGGGTGGATTTATTAGTCTGGGGTACGTAGTAAAGTGCCCCTGTAGTGAGCCGTTGCCTCTCACCAATCAAACTGcttgcctgcagaaatatgcTAATAAAATTCTATCTCTCTGACCCTTGTTGTACATCAGATGAACTTAAACCATCCTTCATTCTGATTTGCTGCATAAATGTGCAACTGGGGAAAAGCAGAAGTTCTAAGGTCAGGGTACCATCTGTTTACAATCAGCGTTCTTTCATCTTATCTGAAGACTATATGCATTTAAGGTGTCTTAGAAACGGGGAAAAAAAGCTTAGAATTGTTTCCAGATTAGAAGGATACCATGGCAGCTGTGGCAGCAGGTTCCTTTGGTCCTGGTTGGTGTCTGGCAGAGGGCAGGGGGGCATACTTCTGTGTCACACAGCACTCGGCCTTGCCTGCAGGTACAGCGAGTGCATTCATCCAGGTTCCAAGTATCACCTTCCACATAAAGCTCGTCTCCAGGAGCTTGGCAAACTACCATGTCCATTCCCTCAGGACGCCCGCTGCCTAACTCCTCTGAATCAAACCCAGAGAATTGAATAGTGGTTAgttaacaataaatatttaattatgttgtccttaaaaaaaagttaataaagcaCATTACAGAGTAAGTTCTACTCTTAATTATTGCCAGGTATTGTTAAAGTAAATGGGTTGTGTTAATTCCTTTTGACTCAGTTTTTGGCTCTTGGCATTGTTTGCCTTTTTCCAgcctgaacattttttttttgccaagcaTTTTTGAAACTTTCCTCAGACACAAACTTCCAGACAGGAACAGTCTCGGGCTTCTAGCATGATATCTCAAAAAGTCGCATggtgagaataaaataaagtgctGAACATGTGCTAGGCAGCTTTTTGGTATTTTGTTGGGGGTGGATGATATTGGAGTTTAGCTTGGTTAAGGGCAGGTGAGAGATGCTTGGATTTGGTGGggttcattccaccactttCTGGTCAGTTAGTTGCCGGCATAGTTTCTAGGTGTGGTGTGTTTGCTTTGTGATTCACTATTTTGCTCAGAAAACATAAGGCAATGGAGAATTAGGTATAAAACGTGTATAAACACATCAGGGAACTTATTGAAGCTAAAAGTAGCTCGCAAATAGCTGATTTATACTGTAAGGGAAGTTACAGAGCACCATCAGTTACAGAGATCAAGATTTTAGACTCTGTGCGCTTCTTAAAATACAGGTGGAACGTCAAACTACAAAATTCCATTCAAATGGCACATCTAATCATTTCCTATATTGTGTGTCACAATGGCATGATGGCCCAATAATGTATTACCGCTTAATATAAACATGAGTGGAAAGTAGTAATGTTGTAATATTACAGTGAGTCCAAAATTCTGAGGACACACAGAAAATTAGAAACCTTTTTTGTATACGTATAACTTTTTGCCATTTCCCTGTTTCTTCTTTgctgcataaaaaaaacatcacaagaaaacaaaacagaaaaatgtctgaAGATTTCTGTTACAACAAGAGGTTGCCAGATTTTAGGCTGgagattaaaggtggggtgcacgatgtttgaaagccaatgttgacatttgaaatcacctaaacaaacacgcccttaacccaaatgggtgtcacccctgtattaatagctccaccccacacatacatacgcaacccgggcaactattatggcggaacctgttggggaaGCTGACCAcggctatattttttttttatcaataaatgaacacaatgagtaatactatggtaatacaaatgtgtttttgcagtaccgtgtgttgtaccgtgaaatgtttatctccgtttcacgcggaagatgttcagttctctccagcgctggacaGCTGATACTATATTAACACgtgtcctacttcttgccttatcgtaagcctttcttcgctttttgtttttatcctccatgtcaatgtttcaatcgttttctgctaatgtcagacatgcgcactgaacactctcttcaccgcatattgacaagacacgcccctttctgctcattggctacacgtttgttttgttagttggtccaactcagttttctgaagcatttctcaaacaacgtacaccccacctttaaccaaCAATGGCCTTTTTCTAATATAATTCAGTTATGGCAACAAATCTAATCTTTGTTAATATGTACATGGACCAAGAATATGGGGAAATGTTTACTgcaagaaatatataaatatatattcgttttatattttaaaatagaaaaccGTCGGTGtctctgttgttgttgtaacagaaaacaatgcagacgaaACCGTTCATTCACACCAAGTGGCTATTATAGTAagtacacaacactgtacatgGAAGCtttgtaaatgtacacacaataatgaagtttctttatttaatgcaaCAAAAAGGAAATTGGAAAATGGcacgtttattttttttcccgtCTTCTTCTAAATGTAAGCAAACTTGTCCTAGTGATCACGTTAACCACAGTACTTTCTACAAGAGGTCCGGTTCTCTGTGAGTCTTATCCTTTCCACTGAAGCATGTTTTCAGACTTACATGCCAATGGATTGGATTTAATTGTATTGTAAGTTTTTCCACAAACTTGTAGACTTTAAGTGCCACATGAAACACTAAATACTAAAAAACTCTGAAATGCATGTTAACTTTTCTTTTACTGCTAATATCATTTATAAAGAAAACCTTCGAAGCACTGGCATCATACATCATCATACCTCtcctacatcatcatcatctcatacATTTAGGCCAATGATTATATCTATGAAATcagtaacattttttatttacagtaatttgTAGCTACGTGTAAATTATTAAGAGGTTTCGCACTGCTAGTAATTAAGAAATtgctgaaagaaataaaatcagaaaacacTGTGAAGGTTTTTAGTAAAGCTGGAAACATTTAATACTAGCTTTTAGAGCATTCTTTGTTaagtgatgttttattttttaagccaAAACTTGAAGGACACACTCAATTACACTGCAAGAACTGCCATAGAGACaggaaaattaaataattatgttaaGGACAGGAAGGCAGAAATGCTTGCAATAACCAATAACcatctttttcttttgctttcagGCAAACCACCAAATATCAAGAACTGACACGTAATTATTGTGTGCTCAGCTCCAAACTCCATTAAATCCATCATTACACTGGTAAATAATTCTGACTCCAATGAAATCCTTTTGCTCTGGTTTGTACATACCCTCACAGCTGGGACAGCACTGATGCGACCTGAGCACTGGGTTTGTACAGCTGGGAGCAGGGCAGGAGATGAGGACACACATCTCACGTCCAGCGTGGCAGTAACAGTCCCTGCAGCCGTCATGCCAGCTCTCGCCCTCTTCGAACTGCTGGCCATTCGCAGTCAGGCAGTGGCTGCTCACTGGCACAGAAGCGGTAGTGCTAACACTACGCTCACTCTCTGAAGAGAAAATACACatattttacttgtttatttttctttattgataTTTTCAGAGGATTCTAGGATGGATATTTTTCTGCCATTTAACTTTATCACTGGTAAACAAGTGAATTCATAGTAAGGGTTTGTAAAGAATTACTATTACCAAAATATGCccaaaagatatatatatacccaAACTATGTGCTTTATCTTTACCACAACTGAGAGGACACATAGTTTGAGAATATTTATTTGCACACAAGGTGCCATGTAAACCAAGTCCCTGGGCCGGatatgcatttgtttgtttcatgtcctagaatagtcatttatttattaacaggaAGAAAGGACAGGGAACTGATCCAGATGTTTCAAGATCGAGTTCAACAACTCAAGATGTGCTCTTCAAGTCTACACTTAAAAGAAAACCCTGGGAATAATGTATATCCTAAAGTGCAGCATTTCATAAATTAACTCATAAGAATAAATCATCTCAAGCTGGCACTATTAAAAGGCACTTTATATTAAATCTTCATGAATGTGGAGCTGTTTTCATTCATccttttagttaaaaaaaaaaccctttaatGGTGTTGGCTGAAAAGAACCAGTCGTCGTTCCAGTCCCGAGCTCAATTTCGCACTGAGGAACTGGAAGGATGTGAAAGATTGAAAGATTTTTAAGTGTActttgaaagaaaaatattcatctCTATATTGTATCTGCCACTGCGATGCAAATCTATTATACATCACACAACTCGTTGCGACTGTAGACACGAGGTTTACACAAATACCGTGACCAGAAAATGACTATTTGCTGCATTATGGCCATCAGCAAAACCCATGTGcattttttacttcatttcctttcctttaacTGACGTCTACAGATCATGCATTAAAGACTAATGGGACATTGGGGATTGAAAATGCCCTCTACATTAATCCTGTATGTCAAAAAACGCACATCAGGGAGTTCTCCTGACTTTTCAGCATGCTAAATGTCATGTATTCCTTCAACATCTTCTAATAACACTTAATAATGTTTTGACCACTCGCTTACCTTTGCAGAGGCAGATGTGGCAGCCTTTTCTGTTCTGCATATAGCCGTCGCTGCACTGCTTGTCACATGTGAAGGGCGGACACTTAATGCAGCGACACATCTCACAGCCGTGTTTATTTCTCCTGTGGAAATACGATCATACTATCACGCAAGGTACCGTAGGAAGCTAGCATCAGTCACCAGCTTGCTTAGTGCTCACAGATAAAGACAGTTACTTAACTAAATATTCTAGGTTGATGACTATTTTCTATCTTGTTCtaaatgatatacagtaaatacaagATACGATCAGGAGACACACTATTCTAGGTTGCTTTTTAAAGAAAGCTCGCAAGAAACGTTCACAGGACATCTGGTTGAGACTAGAGGTGTGCACATCTGGACTGGGGTTCCATGAGATGCAACACAATAAGTCACGCAAGAGGGACTATTTTGATTTCCTGCAGCCAGTACAAACAATGTGAGACATAGACCACATCCATTATATAGGAACATTCTGCGTTCATTCATGTTCTCCTTGGTCAGGGTAAGGATGGTTTAGCTTAGGCTAATAGGTTGTATATATTTGGAGAATCAGAACCAAGTAAATTAATTAGAAATTATTGTAGGCAGATACAAACGAAAATTgtaaactgtgttttttttgtttgtttttagctcaAATTGAAATCAGTTATAAACTTGAAGgatgtagctgaggttgaggaacCTCTGTCAGAGCTGATACCTCAGCCTAATGGAAGGGTTTTAAGACGGCATAACGGTAAcggttttatatatttaaattaataaatgagaaCAAAATCTGAACACTCCTGTACTCCTTTAGGTTTATCCTTTAGTTGCCTTTTGTCACAAGAACTCACTTTTTTCTTACTGTACATCCTACTTTCCCTCTGCAAGCTAAAGATCATTCTAAACTGCCAGCAGAAGTGTTATCTTGCAAGGCCTAGCAAACCAAGCCAACAATAAACCAAATAGTCATGGCAGTCCGGACGCAACAACAAAAATCTAACACCGAGTTTAGAGTTTACAGACATATTCATAACTTCACCCATTCCTATTGCTCCTGCCTTTAAGAATCCCCCTGAGCAATCTGTGTACATGGGAATACAAGTCAACAACACAACGCCCTCTTTCCCTGTCGCTAATTATGAAAGGTACACTGTAAAGACCACAAAGCCAGATGGTCAAGCCCAGAAACACCAGGGCATATGGTTTTGCTTTCTTCCCTACTATATTACTTCTCTTTGAAGAGTCCAGATAAAAGCAGCACCCCAAATTTAGCAGGATCCATGTGGTGCACACACAATTCCATTACtaacaaagcacacacaaagTCTCTGCACTTCTCTTAACCATGTGATTCACCGAATTCTTACAGTTTCCGATAAGAAAATGTCTATTCTGGTGTGTAACGTTTGTGCAAAAGAAACACATCTTTAAGATGCAGTCACATTTTTTGTGCGCGTCTGATGTGATTCTGTATATGATACTAAAAATCTGTCACTCATTTGGttaattcatccatccattcattcatcaatCCTATACAGAGGTGAGGGaatctttcctttatttttatacattgcTCAGCAATTCCTTCATTTCTTGGAAGGTCTAGATTAATGTCGTTATGTGTTGCTTCCTCACATTCATGATTATCACCAATTTGTACGCCGCACACAGGTCGGTGCAGTAGCAGTGAGATTTTGCTCTCTTGCTGAAACAG is part of the Tachysurus fulvidraco isolate hzauxx_2018 chromosome 12, HZAU_PFXX_2.0, whole genome shotgun sequence genome and encodes:
- the LOC113660322 gene encoding cysteine-rich motor neuron 1 protein-like; the protein is MRSDSVLALLNFCVLLRASAGQVCAPCPNRACTPVPAQGCEEGRVLARDPCGCCDQCARLDMELCGGENWQLGYCAPGLTCTDLNHTGAVTSPHIGICKVEPKCAGITCPTVAMPECPSDSVLSHNYTPSSGCCPTLPPQCTCAQCPPQPECPGGHKPVIVTEATGAPGTCCNSYKCEKVSPKCVYNGTEFAEGEVYRMDSCWLCQCRGGISFCSKTECAELECDNFYIPEGECCPVCTVVELLSADSTKASCWQNHKLRQHEEQWKEDDCTFCQCVDGETHCTAMVCKQSCHNPVKIPGECCPFCEEPSYETVSPLLCPPLENCSLSGHECLFGFEQDHNGCLLCQCLSNNSCPKLSGYCNKQCPMGYKKDEFGCKVCECSIPSECRPLTCRKTCPYGYVRNKHGCEMCRCIKCPPFTCDKQCSDGYMQNRKGCHICLCKESERSVSTTASVPVSSHCLTANGQQFEEGESWHDGCRDCYCHAGREMCVLISCPAPSCTNPVLRSHQCCPSCEEELGSGRPEGMDMVVCQAPGDELYVEGDTWNLDECTRCTCRQGRVLCDTEVCPPALCQTPTRTKGTCCHSCHDEKPNLLPVNNSQREYCTSSDGDILLAGDSWKPNACTSCICNNGTIQCFSQQCPAARCKVPVLRKGQCCPQCLDVTTTSVPVIATTTIKPISKTGDTVAVTAREVWTTVYTVVPVTDGTVQSDVPAEVEMSLIYQSVAWILAALLMTIVIFFIVAFLVNKKKNCIQMSCYNAPKKTVILKKHVNMSSVVHAEPSKENKPQSVKNDCSMTFSPSASSHYGERISIPRAKLSNGHARVQR